A part of Ptychodera flava strain L36383 chromosome 11, AS_Pfla_20210202, whole genome shotgun sequence genomic DNA contains:
- the LOC139143321 gene encoding 2-Hydroxyacid oxidase 2-like: MGTCMILSTHANKPVEEVSRKAPTGLKWLNIYLFPNRTVTLDLVRRAESSQCKGLVVTIDNPSLGNMTKIPKDEETMIYCQNVIETHGYGHLEKYFKGYDMGPPDQYGFPMDVSSRDRSSTWEYIDWLSSKTNLPIITKGVLTAEDAILAVSHGASAVIVSNHGGRALDSVPASIEALPEVVRAIGNRVEVYVDGGIRNGIDVFKSLALGAKAVFVGRPILYGLAHSGEDGVQQILEILKSELIRTMSFAGCRSLSDIKPSFVVHESHYAKL; encoded by the exons ATGGGAACTTGTATGATATTGAGCACGCATGCTAATAAACCGGTGGAGGAAGTTAGCAGAAAAGCACCAACAGGATTAAAATGGCTAAATATCTATTTATTTCCGAATCGAACCGTGACACTCGATTTGGTCAGACGAGCTGAGAGTTCACAATGCAAGGGCCTTGTTGTCACCATTGATAACCCATCACTTGGAAACATGACGAAAATTCCTAAAGACGAGGAAACGATGATATATTGCCAAAACGTAATCGAAACCCATGGCTACGGACATCTTGAGAAATATTTTAAG GGTTACGATATGGGTCCGCCAGATCAATATGGATTTCCCATGGATGTAAGCAGTAGAGATCGGTCTTCGACGTGGGAATACATTGATTGGCTGAGTTCAAAAACAAATCTACCAATCATCACCAAGGGTGTTTTAACAGCCGAAGACGCCATATTGGCAGTCAGCCATGGGGCGAGTGCAGTCATTGTATCAAATCATGGAGGTCGAGCTCTTGATTCCGTACCGGCATCT ATAGAAGCACTGCCGGAAGTTGTCAGAGCTATCGGTAACAGAGTTGAAGTCTACGTAGATGGCGGGATACGTAATGGTATCGATGTATTCAAATCATTGGCACTGGGAGCAAAAGCAGTGTTTGTTGGTCGACCTATTCTGTATGGACTTGCACACTCC GGGGAAGATGGGGTGCAGCAAATATTGGAAATCTTAAAGTCTGAACTCATTCGAACAATGAGTTTTGCAG
- the LOC139143319 gene encoding 2-Hydroxyacid oxidase 2-like: protein MSHKLTCVAEYEEVFKSRSDELAWLYYESGSDEEITLKQNRKAFKRLRIRPRLLQNVSSIDLSTSLLDYGVDFPICISPTAYHAIAHPDGEVATARAAEKMGTCMILSTHANKSVEEVSRKAPTGLKWLNIYLYPNRTVTLDLVRRAESSQCKGLAVTIDNPSLGNMTKIRQEQKTVIYYKNVIETHGYGHLEKYFKGYDMGPPDQYGHPMDIKSRDRSATWEYIDWLSSKTNLPIITKGVLTAEDAILAVNHGASAVIVSNHGGRGLDSVPASIEALPEVVKAIGNKVEIYVDGGIRNGIDVFKALALGAKAVFVGRPILYGLAHSGEDGVQQILEILKSELIRTMSFAGCRSLSDIKPSFVVHESHYAKL from the exons ATGAGTCATAAACTAACATGTGTAGCAGAATACGAAGAGGTCTTCAAATCACGGTCGGATGAACTGGCATGGTTATATTACGAGTCTGGTAGTGATGAAGAGATAACGCTGAAACAGAACAGGAAGGCATTTAAAAG ACTTCGAATCAGGCCTCGTCTGTTGCAGAATGTCTCATCTAttgatttgtcaacatccttgcTTGACTATGGCGTGGATTTTCCGATATGTATTTCTCCAACTGCCTATCATGCAATAGCACATCCCGATGGCGAAGTGGCAACGGCTAGAG CTGCGGAGAAAATGGGAACTTGTATGATATTGAGCACGCATGCTAATAAATCGGTGGAGGAAGTTAGTAGAAAAGCACCAACAGGATTAAAATGGCTGAACATCTATTTATATCCAAATCGAACTGTGACACTCGATTTGGTCAGACGAGCTGAGAGTTCACAATGCAAGGGCCTTGCTGTCACCATTGATAATCCATCACTTGGAAACATGACGAAAATTCGTCAAGAACAGAAAACGGTGATATATTACAAAAACGTAATCGAAACCCATGGCTACGGACATCTTGAGAAATATTTTAAG GGTTACGATATGGGTCCGCCAGATCAATATGGACATCCCATGGATATAAAAAGTAGAGATCGGTCTGCGACGTGGGAATACATTGATTGGCTGAGTTCAAAAACAAATCTACCAATCATCACCAAGGGTGTTTTGACAGCCGAAGACGCCATATTAGCAGTCAACCATGGGGCGAGTGCAGTCATTGTATCAAATCATGGAGGTCGAGGACTTGACTCTGTGCCGGCATCT ATAGAAGCACTGCCGGAAGTTGTCAAAGCTATTGGTAACAAAGTTGAAATCTACGTAGATGGCGGGATACGTAACGGTATCGATGTATTCAAAGCATTGGCACTGGGAGCAAAAGCAGTGTTTGTTGGTCGACCAATTCTGTATGGACTTGCACATTCA GGTGAAGATGGTGTGCAGCAAATATTGGAAATCTTAAAATCTGAACTCATTCGAACAATGAGTTTTGCAG GTTGTCGATCATTGTCGGACATCAAGCCTTCCTTTGTAGTGCATGAGTCGCACTACGCGAAACTGTAA